A window of Sphingorhabdus lacus contains these coding sequences:
- a CDS encoding tetratricopeptide repeat protein, producing the protein MKTLFISALLLAGMSGVAHAQPTANGEVGYPKGSIGYDALVAGDNERAITQILANERVSRHDPAKLINLGQAYARTGRIAEAADLFSTALQSREEVDLVLADGRVMNSKDAARLALSGLQMKLASR; encoded by the coding sequence ATGAAAACTCTATTTATCAGTGCTTTGCTTTTAGCTGGTATGAGTGGAGTCGCACACGCACAGCCGACAGCGAACGGCGAGGTTGGATATCCCAAAGGATCGATTGGATATGATGCGTTGGTCGCAGGGGATAATGAGCGCGCGATTACGCAGATTTTGGCAAATGAACGCGTGAGCCGGCACGACCCTGCAAAACTCATCAACTTGGGACAGGCATATGCGCGCACAGGCCGCATCGCCGAGGCTGCCGATCTCTTTTCAACCGCGCTGCAAAGCCGTGAAGAAGTCGATCTTGTTCTGGCCGACGGACGGGTCATGAACTCGAAAGACGCCGCGCGGCTTGCTTTGTCGGGACTGCAGATGAAGCTCGCTTCACGCTGA
- a CDS encoding NTP transferase domain-containing protein yields MPHVRTIVLAAQRKGQVDPLALRFGTSHKCLVPLHDEPLIIHVLRTLSAHPDVESIMVSIEPEIFQTIGTIVERDGGMADKIRFCAAADNIADSVRNAAEGHDGPLIVTTADNALLKAASVNAMVGALQSHDVAIAMASREAVLAAHPEGQRRFYRFKDGEFSNCNLYGLRDVSALKAAEFFRGGGQFAKKASRIVQAFGLINLLLLRFRLVSLPTGLDRIAKRIGHTIAPVILRDGTQAIDVDNDRTYGIVEHLMAQQRAA; encoded by the coding sequence ATGCCCCATGTTCGCACCATAGTGCTTGCTGCCCAACGAAAAGGGCAGGTCGATCCGCTCGCTCTGCGATTTGGTACGAGCCACAAATGCCTTGTTCCCCTGCACGACGAGCCGCTGATCATTCATGTCCTCCGGACATTGTCGGCGCATCCGGATGTCGAAAGCATCATGGTGTCGATCGAGCCTGAGATATTCCAGACAATAGGAACCATCGTTGAACGGGATGGAGGCATGGCCGACAAAATCCGCTTTTGTGCAGCAGCCGATAATATTGCCGACAGTGTCCGGAACGCAGCCGAAGGGCATGACGGTCCACTGATCGTAACGACAGCAGACAATGCGCTTTTGAAGGCGGCTTCTGTCAACGCAATGGTCGGGGCACTGCAGAGCCATGATGTCGCAATTGCCATGGCGTCGCGCGAGGCCGTTTTGGCCGCCCATCCCGAGGGGCAACGCCGGTTCTACCGGTTCAAGGACGGCGAATTTTCCAATTGCAACCTCTATGGCCTGCGCGATGTGTCCGCCCTGAAAGCGGCCGAGTTTTTCCGCGGCGGCGGGCAGTTCGCAAAGAAAGCCAGCCGTATTGTTCAGGCGTTCGGGCTGATCAACCTGCTGCTCTTGCGTTTCCGTCTGGTTAGCCTGCCGACCGGGCTTGACCGTATCGCAAAGCGGATAGGCCACACCATTGCCCCGGTCATCTTGCGCGATGGAACGCAGGCCATCGATGTCGACAATGACCGGACCTATGGCATCGTCGAGCATTTGATGGCGCAGCAACGCGCCGCCTAA
- a CDS encoding acyl-CoA dehydrogenase family protein — MTESTDITEIRRAVQALCEDFPGSYWQEKDRDRAYPGEFVDALTRSGFLAALIPEVFGGSGLTLDAAAVIMEEIQAAGCNGASAHAQMYIMNTLLKYGSDAQKREYLPGIANGTMRLQAFGVSEPTSGTDTLSLRTFAVRDGDSYVINGQKIWTSRAEHSDLMLLLARTTAKEDAASKTEGLSIFLVDMRKVVGNGMTIKPIRTMMNHSTTEVFFDDMRIPASALIGEEGKGFRYILSGMNAERILIAAECIGDAKWFINKATDYAKDRQVFGRAIGQNQGVQFPIARCYAQMCAAELMVHHAAKTYDAGGNPGAEANMAKMLASEASWAAADMCVQTFGGFGFAEEYDVERKFREARLYTVAPISTNLILSYLAEHVLGLPRSY, encoded by the coding sequence ATGACCGAAAGCACAGACATTACCGAAATTCGCCGTGCCGTGCAGGCATTGTGCGAGGATTTTCCGGGAAGCTATTGGCAAGAAAAGGACCGGGATCGCGCCTATCCCGGCGAGTTTGTCGACGCGCTGACACGCTCCGGTTTCCTGGCCGCGCTTATACCCGAAGTATTTGGCGGATCGGGTCTGACGCTGGATGCGGCCGCGGTCATCATGGAGGAAATTCAGGCGGCCGGCTGTAACGGGGCGTCGGCCCATGCGCAGATGTACATCATGAACACGCTTCTCAAATATGGAAGCGATGCGCAGAAGCGGGAGTATCTTCCCGGCATTGCCAATGGTACGATGCGGCTTCAGGCCTTTGGTGTTTCGGAACCCACCAGCGGAACAGACACGTTGAGCCTACGGACATTCGCCGTGCGCGACGGCGACAGCTATGTGATCAACGGCCAGAAAATCTGGACAAGCCGCGCCGAGCATTCCGATCTCATGCTACTTCTGGCGCGCACCACCGCGAAAGAAGACGCGGCGAGTAAAACCGAAGGGCTTTCCATCTTCCTCGTCGACATGCGCAAGGTTGTGGGGAATGGAATGACCATCAAGCCGATCCGCACTATGATGAACCACTCGACTACCGAGGTTTTCTTTGATGACATGCGGATACCGGCATCGGCGCTGATTGGTGAAGAAGGAAAAGGTTTCCGCTACATTCTGTCCGGCATGAACGCGGAACGCATTCTGATTGCCGCCGAATGTATCGGCGATGCCAAATGGTTCATCAATAAAGCGACGGATTACGCGAAGGACCGTCAGGTTTTCGGGCGTGCCATCGGCCAAAACCAGGGCGTGCAATTTCCCATAGCGCGCTGCTACGCACAAATGTGTGCAGCGGAATTGATGGTCCATCACGCGGCCAAAACCTATGACGCAGGCGGCAATCCGGGGGCCGAGGCCAATATGGCAAAAATGCTCGCGTCGGAGGCCAGTTGGGCTGCAGCCGACATGTGTGTGCAGACCTTTGGCGGTTTCGGATTTGCAGAAGAATATGATGTAGAACGCAAGTTTCGGGAGGCACGGCTTTACACCGTTGCACCCATCAGCACGAACCTCATACTCAGCTATCTGGCGGAGCATGTACTGGGCTTGCCCCGTAGCTATTGA
- a CDS encoding TonB-dependent receptor — protein MRKFTSILLASVALIASPAMAQQANSPAETETTEDEIVVFGQGETRQVQEISSKELLILAPGTSPLKAIEKLPSVNFQSADPFGTYEWSSRVSIRGFNQNQLGYTLDGIPLGDSTYGNNNGLHIGRAIISENIGVTRVSQGSGSIGTQATNNLGGTLEFFSADPSDGFGVDANLTYGSENTIRGFGRVNFGEADGIRGFISGVYHNAEKWKGGGDQRNWQINAKAIIPVGVAEFDAYFAYSDRAEQDYQDLSLEMIARLGYDHDNYFPDYAAAIRAAQGVFAAPINNLDDSYYDASGLRKDTLAAYGLTAPLGDGVTFKIKAYYHDNTGQGTWGTPYVPSPNGVPMSIRTTEYDIQRGGVFSSLNAEVGDHEITVGGWYEHNDFTQARRFYAYESLTTPGRDHTKLQRNPFFTQWLFDFNTDTLQYYVQDKISLGDLTINLGWKGFQVNNEADPRVQGALAAGKIKSRDWFQPHAGVAYKLTDKAEVFGGFTQVTRAFVSSATSGPFSTTQAGFNALIARGLKPEESDTYELGARYNDSVFNGVIGVYYVNFRNRLLGVQTGAGIVGNPAILQNVGSVRSIGFEAAGDLRLGGGLTLFASYSYTDASYRDDVVTPTAIIPTKGKDVVDTPKHLLRGEIAYDSDSFFGRIGANYMSKRYFNYLNDRSVSSRVLVDATIGYRFDMGMRTPIELQLNATNLLDKKYVSTIGSNGFGNSGDNQTLLAGAPQQFFATVKVGF, from the coding sequence ATGCGTAAATTTACTTCGATACTCTTGGCAAGTGTGGCCCTCATTGCTTCTCCGGCAATGGCGCAACAGGCGAATTCACCTGCAGAAACAGAGACAACGGAAGACGAAATTGTCGTTTTCGGCCAGGGCGAAACCCGGCAGGTTCAGGAGATTAGCAGCAAGGAACTGCTGATTCTCGCCCCCGGGACCAGCCCGCTAAAGGCTATTGAGAAACTGCCCAGCGTGAACTTCCAATCAGCAGACCCATTCGGCACTTATGAATGGTCCAGCCGCGTTTCCATCCGCGGGTTCAACCAGAACCAATTGGGCTACACGCTCGACGGCATTCCCTTGGGCGACTCGACCTATGGAAACAACAACGGCCTCCACATCGGCCGCGCCATCATTTCCGAAAATATCGGTGTGACCCGGGTGTCCCAGGGTTCCGGCTCGATCGGTACACAAGCGACCAACAATCTCGGCGGCACACTCGAATTCTTCTCGGCCGACCCCAGCGACGGCTTTGGCGTCGACGCGAACCTCACCTACGGTTCGGAAAACACAATCAGAGGCTTTGGTCGCGTCAACTTTGGCGAAGCCGATGGCATCCGCGGGTTTATCTCGGGCGTTTATCATAACGCCGAAAAGTGGAAAGGCGGCGGCGACCAGCGGAACTGGCAGATCAACGCCAAGGCGATCATTCCGGTCGGCGTTGCCGAATTCGATGCCTATTTCGCCTATTCCGACCGTGCAGAGCAGGATTATCAAGACCTCTCGCTCGAAATGATTGCGCGGCTCGGCTATGATCACGACAATTACTTCCCTGATTATGCGGCTGCAATCCGCGCAGCTCAGGGCGTTTTTGCAGCGCCAATCAATAATCTGGACGACAGCTATTATGACGCATCGGGTCTGCGCAAAGACACCCTTGCCGCTTATGGCCTGACAGCGCCTCTGGGCGACGGCGTGACATTCAAGATCAAAGCCTATTATCATGACAATACCGGCCAAGGCACATGGGGCACGCCCTATGTCCCCAGCCCGAACGGTGTACCCATGTCAATCCGCACCACCGAATATGACATCCAGCGCGGCGGCGTTTTCAGTTCGCTCAATGCTGAAGTGGGTGACCATGAAATTACGGTCGGCGGCTGGTATGAGCATAATGACTTTACGCAGGCCCGTCGTTTCTACGCCTATGAAAGCCTGACGACACCGGGTCGCGACCATACAAAGCTCCAGCGCAACCCCTTTTTCACCCAATGGTTGTTCGACTTCAACACCGACACGCTGCAATATTATGTGCAGGACAAAATCAGTCTCGGTGATCTGACCATCAATTTGGGATGGAAGGGCTTTCAGGTAAACAATGAAGCTGATCCGAGAGTTCAGGGCGCTTTGGCAGCCGGTAAGATTAAATCGAGAGACTGGTTCCAGCCCCATGCCGGCGTGGCCTATAAGTTGACGGACAAGGCGGAAGTCTTCGGGGGCTTTACCCAAGTCACCCGCGCCTTCGTCTCTTCCGCGACCAGCGGTCCTTTCTCCACCACGCAGGCTGGCTTCAATGCCCTGATCGCGCGCGGTCTGAAGCCGGAGGAATCGGATACCTATGAATTGGGTGCCCGCTATAATGACAGCGTCTTCAACGGTGTTATCGGCGTTTATTATGTGAACTTCCGCAACCGCCTGCTCGGTGTGCAGACCGGTGCCGGTATCGTCGGCAACCCTGCGATCTTGCAGAATGTGGGCTCGGTTCGCTCCATCGGTTTCGAAGCCGCTGGCGACCTGCGCTTGGGAGGCGGCCTGACACTGTTTGCATCCTATAGCTACACCGATGCCTCATATCGGGACGACGTGGTCACGCCGACCGCAATAATCCCGACCAAGGGCAAGGATGTGGTCGATACCCCGAAGCATTTGCTTCGCGGCGAAATCGCCTATGATAGCGACAGCTTCTTCGGCCGGATCGGCGCAAACTATATGAGCAAACGTTACTTCAACTATCTCAACGACAGGTCTGTATCCAGCCGCGTGTTGGTGGATGCCACCATCGGTTATCGCTTCGACATGGGTATGCGGACGCCGATTGAGCTGCAATTGAATGCGACCAACTTGCTCGACAAAAAATATGTGTCGACAATCGGCTCCAACGGCTTCGGCAACAGCGGCGACAACCAGACACTGCTTGCCGGCGCACCGCAGCAATTCTTTGCCACGGTCAAGGTCGGTTTCTGA
- a CDS encoding FAS1-like dehydratase domain-containing protein, whose translation MDAWDAWIGRSENRQDHIDPALVRRWLAMLDMEELSDDVVPQGLHWCLCTPETATAGLGPDGHPLRDASPNSFLPPVPLPRRMWASSIVEFLTPLHIGEHLSRRSKIMSIAEKSGGSGSLVFVEVEHLTAGAKGTAIREVQTIVYREAAAPDAPLTPPPLGETAFNPADWTTHHIVSPNEPMLFRYSALTFNSHRIHYDLPYATDVERYRGLVVHGPLTATLMLDLASRQFGNNALSGFAFRGLSPAICGELLHLVMRENDAEIEFGAFADDGRPVMAASATRKI comes from the coding sequence ATGGATGCTTGGGACGCATGGATCGGACGAAGCGAAAACCGGCAAGATCATATCGATCCCGCGCTGGTGCGGCGCTGGCTGGCGATGCTGGATATGGAGGAGCTTTCGGATGATGTTGTGCCTCAGGGTTTGCACTGGTGTTTGTGCACCCCCGAAACGGCGACAGCGGGCTTAGGCCCCGACGGCCATCCGCTTCGTGACGCCAGCCCGAACAGCTTTCTGCCCCCCGTGCCCTTACCGCGCCGGATGTGGGCATCGAGCATAGTGGAATTTCTAACGCCGCTTCATATCGGCGAACATCTTTCCCGCCGGTCGAAGATCATGTCGATTGCCGAAAAATCGGGAGGATCGGGAAGTCTTGTATTCGTCGAGGTCGAACATTTGACTGCAGGCGCCAAGGGAACCGCTATCCGGGAAGTGCAGACCATCGTCTATCGCGAAGCCGCAGCTCCCGACGCCCCGCTGACGCCGCCACCGCTCGGTGAAACAGCTTTCAATCCTGCCGACTGGACGACGCATCATATTGTTTCGCCGAACGAACCAATGCTCTTCCGTTATTCGGCCCTCACCTTCAACAGCCACCGCATCCATTATGATCTTCCATATGCAACAGATGTGGAACGCTATCGGGGGCTTGTCGTCCACGGGCCGCTCACGGCGACGTTGATGCTCGATTTGGCATCGCGGCAGTTTGGCAACAACGCACTCTCCGGCTTTGCCTTTCGTGGACTTTCGCCCGCCATATGTGGCGAATTGCTTCATCTCGTAATGCGTGAAAATGACGCGGAAATCGAGTTTGGTGCCTTTGCCGATGACGGCAGGCCGGTTATGGCTGCGAGTGCCACTAGGAAAATATGA
- a CDS encoding acyl-CoA dehydrogenase family protein, with translation MNFELAEEHRMLKDLVRKFVDSQLVPLESEVLARESSGKGSYLTKEEQAKVDAVSRELGLWGLDAPEEVGGMNLPMVAMVGVGEELGRTATPYTLPPDSPNLRMMMAAADEKQREHYLAPYVRGETVSAIGISEPGAGADPQLMKTTAVQDGDDWVINGRKIWITKADEADFTILMAVTDKQPNGRNGMSAFLVDRDTPGFNVLRKIPMIDGTATYEIALDDCRVPEWKLLGKRGQGFLPMQIRLGTRRIEMASWSIGMAQRALDMMIEYAPQRMTFGKPLSSRQTVQNWVSDAATKIHAMRLMTYDCAWKMDEGRDTRLEISMIKSFCTESAYEIVDHAMQMFGGMGMTCELPLYLMSNKLRTMRIYDGPSEIHNWVVARDLLGTRD, from the coding sequence ATGAATTTCGAACTGGCTGAAGAGCACCGGATGCTGAAAGATCTGGTTCGCAAATTTGTGGACTCGCAACTGGTCCCGCTGGAAAGCGAAGTGCTTGCCCGCGAAAGCTCCGGAAAAGGTAGCTATCTCACGAAAGAGGAGCAGGCGAAGGTGGACGCTGTGTCGCGCGAACTTGGCTTGTGGGGTCTCGACGCGCCGGAAGAAGTGGGCGGTATGAACCTGCCGATGGTGGCTATGGTGGGCGTGGGCGAAGAGTTGGGGCGCACGGCGACGCCCTATACGCTTCCGCCCGATTCCCCGAATTTGCGCATGATGATGGCCGCCGCGGATGAAAAACAACGTGAACATTATCTGGCGCCCTATGTGCGCGGTGAGACCGTCTCGGCCATTGGTATATCGGAACCTGGCGCCGGGGCCGATCCACAGTTGATGAAAACAACGGCGGTGCAGGATGGAGACGACTGGGTTATTAACGGCCGCAAAATCTGGATTACAAAGGCCGACGAAGCCGACTTCACCATATTGATGGCGGTGACCGATAAGCAGCCCAATGGTCGTAACGGCATGTCGGCATTCCTTGTGGACCGCGATACGCCTGGCTTTAACGTCTTGCGGAAAATACCGATGATAGACGGGACGGCGACCTATGAGATCGCTTTGGACGATTGCCGCGTTCCGGAATGGAAGCTCTTGGGCAAAAGGGGACAGGGCTTTTTGCCCATGCAGATCCGGCTGGGCACACGGCGTATCGAGATGGCATCATGGTCCATTGGCATGGCGCAACGTGCGCTGGATATGATGATCGAATACGCACCGCAGCGCATGACCTTTGGCAAGCCGCTGTCCTCTCGGCAAACCGTCCAGAATTGGGTTTCGGACGCCGCCACGAAAATTCATGCAATGCGGTTGATGACCTATGACTGTGCCTGGAAAATGGATGAAGGCCGCGACACGCGTCTGGAAATTTCCATGATCAAATCCTTCTGCACCGAATCTGCTTATGAAATTGTGGACCACGCGATGCAGATGTTTGGCGGCATGGGAATGACCTGCGAATTGCCGCTTTATCTAATGTCGAACAAACTGCGCACCATGCGGATCTATGACGGCCCCAGTGAAATTCATAATTGGGTCGTCGCACGGGATCTGTTGGGCACACGGGATTGA
- a CDS encoding alkaline phosphatase family protein codes for MKSAWWIGSALVMSALPSASLAEPVLLISIDGLQPADVIEADKRGIDIPNLKRFVTEGTYASGVKGVLPTVTYPSHATLLTGVSPSKHGIIGNTSFDPMQINQTGWYWYASDFKVPTLWDAVHKVGRSTANVHWPVSVKTAGITWNIPQIWRTGHGDDAKLIKALATPGLVEGLEADLGTYAAGIDESIEADENRGVFGAALIKQQKPYFTTLYFTALDHEQHEKGPDTAAAHAVLKRIDAIVGKLVSVQLETQPDSIIAVVSDHGFSKVDTEVNLYRAFIDAGLITLDANGKISKWEASPWNSGGSSAIVLARPEDTTLTARVSTVLEKLKVDPANGIAAIADKAAIAKMGGNPQASFYVNFAPNAYSGGFKGKDAPLLSPSPGKGTHGYFPTSPLMRSSFMMMGKNVAKGRNVGEIDMRAIAPTLAEWLGVSLPDAEAAPLK; via the coding sequence ATGAAGTCTGCATGGTGGATCGGCAGCGCGCTTGTAATGAGCGCGCTGCCATCGGCATCCCTTGCCGAACCAGTTCTGTTGATCTCGATCGACGGGCTGCAGCCAGCAGATGTGATCGAAGCCGACAAGCGCGGGATCGATATTCCGAATTTGAAGCGTTTCGTCACCGAGGGCACATATGCCAGCGGCGTAAAAGGGGTGCTTCCCACCGTTACCTACCCGAGCCATGCAACCTTGTTGACTGGCGTGAGCCCCTCCAAACATGGCATTATAGGCAATACCAGCTTCGATCCTATGCAGATCAACCAGACCGGATGGTACTGGTATGCCAGCGATTTCAAGGTCCCTACCCTATGGGACGCGGTCCACAAGGTCGGACGCTCGACGGCAAATGTGCATTGGCCAGTGAGCGTCAAGACGGCGGGGATTACATGGAATATACCGCAGATTTGGCGGACTGGTCATGGCGATGATGCCAAATTGATAAAGGCGCTCGCAACACCCGGACTGGTGGAAGGGCTTGAGGCTGACCTCGGGACATATGCCGCCGGAATAGACGAGAGCATCGAGGCTGACGAAAACCGGGGTGTGTTTGGCGCGGCTCTGATTAAACAGCAGAAGCCCTATTTCACCACGCTCTATTTTACGGCGCTCGATCATGAACAGCATGAAAAAGGCCCCGACACCGCTGCGGCGCATGCGGTGCTGAAACGGATCGATGCCATTGTTGGCAAGCTGGTTTCCGTCCAACTAGAGACTCAGCCTGATAGCATCATCGCCGTCGTTTCGGACCATGGCTTTTCCAAGGTGGACACCGAGGTTAATCTGTATCGGGCCTTTATCGATGCCGGGCTGATTACCCTCGATGCCAATGGCAAGATTTCAAAATGGGAAGCTAGTCCCTGGAACTCGGGCGGTTCGTCCGCCATCGTGCTGGCACGACCCGAAGACACTACTCTAACGGCGCGCGTGTCGACAGTGCTCGAAAAGCTGAAAGTAGATCCCGCAAATGGCATTGCTGCCATTGCGGACAAGGCTGCGATCGCGAAAATGGGCGGCAATCCGCAGGCGAGTTTCTACGTCAACTTTGCGCCGAACGCCTATAGCGGCGGCTTCAAGGGTAAGGATGCCCCCTTACTTTCCCCTTCGCCCGGCAAAGGAACCCACGGCTATTTTCCCACCAGTCCACTGATGCGCTCGTCCTTCATGATGATGGGCAAGAATGTCGCCAAAGGCCGTAATGTTGGTGAAATAGACATGCGCGCCATTGCGCCGACCTTGGCAGAATGGCTGGGCGTATCGCTTCCGGATGCAGAGGCTGCGCCTCTGAAATAG
- a CDS encoding lipopolysaccharide biosynthesis protein produces METIFRNLGWLLASRGINALLSLVYLALTTRTLGLENFGYFTLIVVLAQALAGFVSFNGWQAVVRWGVESAAARTATGFALALDISSIFVGVFLALGLTALASYWLPLPDTLFWPTFGLCAATIVAIRSTPTGVLRLYERYDLAAKADAVLPVTRAIGAGLAALFAPSVTGFIVAWAIAELACAAAFWKYSARYVSIGLPDISLKRLPEQQPDVWQFILGTSLSRTLAVISKQCMILLVGALGGATLAGGYRVASQLGQALVQLGEALSRAIYPEFVKTKDAAIVLSNKITLLCLMTGAVAIPVAYWGGEWAIRLLAGPEFVFVHSAMVILACAGALELLAANWESLLVAKHKAITPFLLRIAPLILVIAAMQSLIANWQLDGAAAGILMMSALSSFGLGLAVSRQQRDQHPPTADMFEAQ; encoded by the coding sequence GTGGAAACCATATTCCGAAACTTGGGATGGCTGCTCGCAAGCCGTGGCATCAATGCCCTGCTCAGTCTTGTCTACCTTGCGTTGACGACCAGGACATTGGGACTGGAGAATTTCGGTTATTTCACATTGATTGTAGTGCTGGCGCAGGCGTTGGCCGGTTTCGTCAGCTTCAACGGATGGCAGGCCGTTGTCCGCTGGGGCGTTGAATCGGCAGCGGCCCGAACCGCCACAGGTTTTGCACTTGCGCTTGATATTTCCAGTATATTCGTCGGCGTGTTTCTCGCATTGGGCTTAACCGCGCTTGCCAGTTACTGGTTGCCTCTACCGGACACTCTATTCTGGCCGACCTTTGGATTATGTGCAGCTACGATTGTAGCTATACGATCCACTCCGACCGGTGTGCTGCGGCTTTATGAACGCTATGATCTGGCCGCAAAGGCCGATGCCGTGTTGCCTGTGACACGCGCCATCGGTGCAGGACTGGCTGCCCTTTTTGCGCCAAGTGTGACCGGTTTTATTGTGGCATGGGCCATCGCTGAATTGGCCTGTGCGGCGGCGTTCTGGAAATATTCCGCGCGCTATGTTTCCATTGGATTGCCGGACATCAGCTTGAAACGGCTACCGGAGCAGCAGCCCGATGTGTGGCAGTTCATTCTTGGCACGAGCCTGTCGCGTACCTTGGCGGTTATTTCAAAGCAGTGCATGATCCTGCTGGTTGGCGCCTTGGGCGGCGCTACTCTGGCGGGCGGTTACCGGGTCGCTTCGCAATTGGGGCAAGCGCTCGTTCAACTGGGGGAAGCGCTTTCGCGCGCGATTTATCCCGAATTTGTGAAAACAAAAGATGCCGCCATTGTCCTGTCGAACAAGATCACCTTGCTCTGCCTGATGACCGGCGCAGTCGCCATTCCTGTGGCTTATTGGGGTGGCGAATGGGCTATCCGGTTGCTTGCCGGACCCGAGTTCGTGTTCGTGCATTCCGCTATGGTCATATTGGCGTGCGCCGGTGCCCTCGAACTTCTCGCGGCGAATTGGGAATCGTTGCTGGTCGCCAAGCATAAAGCGATTACACCCTTTTTGCTTCGTATAGCGCCCCTCATCCTTGTGATAGCCGCAATGCAATCTCTCATTGCGAATTGGCAACTCGATGGCGCTGCCGCGGGCATATTGATGATGAGCGCGCTATCGTCATTTGGATTAGGGCTTGCCGTATCGCGCCAGCAAAGAGATCAACATCCACCGACGGCGGATATGTTTGAAGCACAGTGA
- a CDS encoding phosphoribosylglycinamide synthetase, protein MQILSFGDRRISRIPEETLRRVRILFVAKHVFWQGGLHHEDGNHALYHREIREVLEGIGLNLQLADSYEALFADPGCDFVFPLLNRGGFLNSEMLLPLLTTRLGIPFLGASPILRGLSDDKHLTKLEAQARGVPTAPWAIYRRGMPVLQDPCPRAERLVIKPNASSASWGVRDATSWAETRIAIEEIHSEGHDALVEPFLDGSDVEVPVIHCGGLPTILPMMLFEQTDPSHLRTYQEKRDLVEREQKYRLVPFEGSEWAPKIAEYTKIMAGIFFPFDYGRFEFRLDERNGKLHMLEVNLNCNLWSQKVFGKSAELVGWSHADLIETILCESLLRQGLITQAEAVAA, encoded by the coding sequence ATGCAGATACTAAGTTTTGGCGATCGTCGCATTTCACGCATTCCCGAAGAAACCCTCCGGCGGGTCCGGATATTATTCGTGGCCAAGCATGTGTTTTGGCAGGGCGGCTTACATCATGAAGATGGCAATCATGCACTTTATCATCGCGAAATAAGGGAGGTTTTAGAGGGCATTGGCCTTAACCTCCAACTGGCGGACAGCTACGAAGCGCTCTTTGCCGATCCGGGTTGCGACTTTGTATTTCCTCTCCTCAATCGCGGTGGCTTCCTGAATTCGGAAATGCTTTTGCCGCTGCTGACGACGCGTCTGGGTATTCCATTTTTGGGTGCCAGCCCGATTTTGCGCGGACTTTCGGATGACAAGCATTTGACAAAGCTGGAGGCACAAGCGCGCGGAGTGCCGACAGCGCCATGGGCGATTTACCGGCGGGGCATGCCCGTACTGCAAGATCCATGTCCACGTGCCGAGCGACTCGTGATCAAGCCCAACGCATCGTCCGCCAGTTGGGGTGTACGTGACGCGACCAGTTGGGCCGAAACGCGCATCGCGATCGAAGAGATCCACAGCGAGGGCCATGATGCGCTCGTCGAACCATTTCTGGATGGAAGCGATGTGGAAGTGCCCGTGATCCATTGCGGGGGCTTGCCGACCATATTGCCGATGATGTTGTTCGAACAGACCGATCCGAGCCATTTGCGCACCTATCAGGAAAAACGCGACCTGGTTGAGCGTGAACAGAAATACCGGTTGGTGCCTTTTGAAGGCAGCGAATGGGCGCCCAAGATTGCGGAATATACCAAGATCATGGCCGGCATATTCTTCCCCTTCGATTACGGGCGGTTCGAATTCCGGCTGGATGAGCGCAACGGCAAGTTGCACATGCTGGAAGTCAATCTGAACTGCAATCTATGGTCGCAAAAGGTCTTCGGGAAATCGGCCGAGCTGGTTGGCTGGAGCCATGCGGATCTGATCGAGACCATCTTGTGCGAGAGCTTGCTGCGGCAGGGTCTGATTACCCAAGCTGAAGCCGTAGCGGCCTGA